The Algoriphagus sp. TR-M9 genome has a window encoding:
- a CDS encoding vWA domain-containing protein → MREQLSEFFSWSWFTPEAFKSFEWENPLLLHLIWIIPVFMLFRKFVKFLKNPVLELSLPKRVAQNNPWTYLRLVPTGFFYLFLIMLVIALARPQRSNERVEQFTEGIDIMLVLDISESMDLQDFTPNRLEAAKATAVEFINGRVGDRIGVVVFAGEAYSLAPLTNDYKLLTDLVNEISFSMMEAKGTAIGSSLAAGTNRMKESESASKVMILLSDGENNAGNVDPLFAAELASALDIKIYTIAMGKDGLVPYGTDFFGRPQMVESYLDETTLREIAKIGNGEFYRASDGGALASIFDRIDTLEKTEVIENRYKETADYYRIYMFWGLILFFIWLGLKSSFLNNFLLD, encoded by the coding sequence ATGAGAGAGCAGCTGTCTGAATTCTTTAGCTGGTCCTGGTTTACGCCTGAGGCCTTCAAGAGCTTTGAATGGGAAAATCCACTTCTGCTCCATTTGATCTGGATTATTCCGGTTTTTATGCTCTTCAGGAAGTTTGTCAAGTTTCTAAAAAACCCCGTTCTGGAGCTTTCACTTCCCAAACGTGTAGCACAAAATAATCCTTGGACATACCTCAGGCTGGTTCCTACTGGGTTCTTTTACCTCTTTCTGATCATGCTGGTGATCGCCTTGGCCAGACCGCAGCGCAGCAATGAGCGTGTAGAGCAATTTACCGAGGGGATAGACATCATGCTGGTTTTGGATATTTCAGAATCCATGGATTTGCAGGACTTTACCCCAAACCGGCTAGAAGCCGCAAAAGCCACCGCTGTGGAGTTTATCAACGGAAGAGTCGGAGATAGAATTGGCGTGGTGGTGTTTGCGGGCGAAGCCTACTCATTGGCTCCACTCACCAATGATTACAAGCTACTCACTGACCTGGTGAATGAAATTTCCTTTAGCATGATGGAGGCTAAGGGGACTGCCATTGGATCTTCCTTGGCGGCCGGCACCAATAGAATGAAAGAGTCAGAATCAGCCTCTAAGGTGATGATTTTACTTAGTGACGGAGAAAACAATGCCGGGAATGTAGATCCCCTCTTCGCTGCTGAACTAGCTTCTGCATTGGACATCAAGATCTACACTATCGCCATGGGCAAAGATGGACTAGTACCTTATGGAACGGATTTCTTTGGTAGGCCCCAGATGGTAGAAAGTTATTTAGATGAGACTACCCTTCGGGAAATTGCAAAAATCGGAAACGGAGAATTCTACAGAGCTTCAGATGGAGGGGCATTGGCATCCATTTTTGATCGGATTGACACGCTGGAGAAAACCGAAGTCATAGAAAACCGATACAAGGAAACAGCAGACTATTACAGAATTTACATGTTTTGGGGCTTGATCCTGTTTTTCATTTGGCTAGGCCTGAAAAGTAGCTTTCTCAATAATTTCCTCTTGGACTGA
- a CDS encoding sulfite exporter TauE/SafE family protein codes for MLWTAIALGFLSSFHCLGMCGPIALAVGGQQKNTYFLHKLLYNFGRSFTYAILGLVFGAFGFTLALAGIQQGLSIAMGVVILLMAFSVKSSDRFLTIPALHPLVSWVKAKLSYFLKSKSKFSYFSTGLANGLLPCGMVYMALVAAMGLQSPVLGAAYMFLFGIGTMPLLLVLMFSKELISVKNRIRFRKVIPYVGAVIGILFIVRGLGLGVFFSPDLQAFDYGSTQVNITMCR; via the coding sequence ATGCTCTGGACAGCTATCGCATTAGGGTTTTTGAGTTCATTCCATTGCTTGGGGATGTGTGGACCTATTGCGCTCGCTGTAGGAGGTCAGCAGAAGAATACTTACTTCTTGCACAAACTACTTTATAATTTCGGACGAAGCTTTACTTATGCCATATTAGGGTTGGTTTTCGGCGCATTTGGATTTACGCTTGCGCTGGCCGGGATTCAGCAAGGATTGTCTATTGCAATGGGGGTAGTGATTCTGCTTATGGCTTTCTCGGTCAAAAGCTCCGACCGATTCTTGACTATTCCCGCACTTCATCCCTTGGTTTCCTGGGTGAAGGCTAAGCTTTCATATTTTTTGAAGTCAAAATCTAAGTTTTCCTATTTTTCCACTGGCTTGGCAAATGGACTATTGCCTTGTGGGATGGTTTACATGGCTTTGGTAGCGGCCATGGGCTTACAGAGCCCGGTTTTAGGGGCTGCGTATATGTTTTTATTTGGCATAGGTACCATGCCTTTGTTACTGGTTTTGATGTTTTCCAAGGAGTTGATTTCTGTAAAGAACAGAATAAGATTTCGGAAAGTCATTCCGTATGTGGGAGCAGTGATAGGAATACTTTTTATAGTAAGAGGGTTGGGATTGGGGGTTTTCTTCAGTCCAGACTTACAAGCTTTCGATTACGGATCCACTCAGGTGAATATCACTATGTGCAGATAA
- a CDS encoding DUF58 domain-containing protein, with translation MKELFSKLRKYEIMIRKVANNHLQGDYQSLFKGSGLEFDDLRPYQYGDDIRTIEWKVSAKGHGTFVKTFKEDKEQSVYFLLDISGSQDIGQPGNKKIDQGKVISGVLTLAAVFNGSQVGLISYSDEKEKLVLPGKGSKQGVKMIRGIFQHENKSLKTDLNGMFTFALNLIKKRAVIVIISDFIDEGYERPFRALAERHDVVAIQLTDPRESALPSLGIIPVFDKEKGRTTWVNTAFGSFSKKISDTFTSERENLKELCKKNQINYLSIDTTQDIVGPLIELFKYRNKSMKRG, from the coding sequence ATGAAGGAATTATTCAGCAAGCTCAGAAAATACGAAATCATGATCCGAAAGGTGGCCAACAATCACCTTCAGGGTGACTATCAGTCGCTTTTCAAGGGATCTGGATTGGAATTTGATGATCTCCGTCCTTACCAGTACGGTGATGATATCAGAACCATCGAATGGAAGGTTTCCGCTAAAGGACACGGAACTTTCGTCAAAACGTTCAAAGAAGACAAGGAACAGTCCGTCTATTTCCTGCTGGACATCAGCGGGTCTCAGGACATAGGGCAGCCCGGCAATAAGAAAATCGATCAGGGAAAGGTGATTTCAGGTGTACTGACACTTGCAGCTGTTTTCAATGGAAGCCAGGTGGGGCTAATCAGCTACTCTGACGAAAAAGAGAAACTAGTGCTACCGGGAAAAGGCAGTAAGCAAGGCGTCAAAATGATCCGAGGAATATTCCAGCATGAGAATAAATCCCTGAAGACAGATCTGAATGGCATGTTTACTTTTGCGCTGAATCTGATCAAAAAAAGAGCTGTAATCGTAATCATCTCAGATTTTATAGATGAAGGTTACGAGCGCCCGTTTAGAGCACTGGCAGAACGACACGATGTGGTAGCGATTCAGCTTACCGATCCACGGGAATCAGCCTTGCCTTCCTTGGGAATTATCCCGGTTTTTGACAAAGAAAAAGGAAGAACCACTTGGGTAAACACTGCCTTTGGCAGCTTTTCCAAGAAAATCTCGGATACTTTCACCTCCGAACGGGAAAATCTAAAAGAGCTCTGTAAAAAAAACCAGATCAATTACCTGTCGATTGACACCACGCAGGATATAGTAGGTCCCCTCATAGAATTATTCAAATACCGAAATAAAAGCATGAAACGTGGGTAA
- a CDS encoding endonuclease MutS2: protein MLYPSNLEQKINFIKIKELLKAECTSPLGMSYVDKVSFSSDLNLVGKLLDQTAEFQQILISGEIFPSSNFTNLNPFLDKAKLENSFLDTEDFYEIKLALDTLKSCVAFFQNHEEEYPTLSQLLGLLLDLDLRLLREIELVIDEKGKMRSNASRELQLIRSQILYEESRLRKVMDRIFKEARAKGLTTEDASITIRSGRLVIPIAAENKRKLRGFIHDESATGQTVYMEPEEALDINNEIRDLEYMERREMIKILTQLTDKLRPAIPALRKATNFLGLMDFIRAKAKFAQKTESCKPEITKERQVIWTKARHPLLEMALEAQGKKIVPLDIKLSGHERLLVISGPNAGGKSVALKTVALLQYMLQCGLLIPVHPDSKNTLFDNLFIDIGDEQNLENDLSTYSSHLMSMKHFALFANRKTIVFIDEFGTGTEPQFGGAIAESILLALNKLGAYGVITTHYGNLKQVANKNQGMVNGAMRYDVEKLEPMYKLEIGKPGSSFALEIASKIGVPKHILDYAKSQIGDERVRYDRLLTQVENEKNQYSELLVEVKQKERLLKTRLQEYNELKETLEQTKKRYIQEAKQEAKQLLDQANKKIEATIREIKEGKAEKEATKQVRKDLEDFKKTVKPEKVAVKDPEVKVLGGKIAIGDWVRLKDNGAIAEVLDLRKNEAEISIGELKSKVKLARLEKISQGEVKKEKKAAASRSGYSTNEKMMDFSPNLDLRGKRGEEILPIIQSFVDEGYMLGLKDLRIVHGKGNGILRDLTRNFLREMGQVRHMEDEHADRGGAGVTLVTLK, encoded by the coding sequence ATGCTATACCCGTCTAATTTAGAGCAGAAAATAAATTTCATAAAAATCAAAGAGCTGCTGAAAGCAGAATGTACCTCTCCACTAGGGATGAGCTATGTGGATAAGGTGAGTTTTTCTTCGGATCTGAACTTAGTAGGTAAACTACTGGACCAGACTGCGGAATTTCAGCAAATCTTGATCTCTGGGGAGATTTTCCCCTCCTCCAATTTCACCAATCTGAATCCCTTCTTAGACAAAGCCAAGCTTGAAAACAGCTTTTTGGATACAGAGGATTTTTATGAGATCAAACTTGCGCTTGATACACTGAAATCATGTGTTGCCTTTTTTCAGAACCATGAAGAGGAATACCCTACCTTGAGCCAGTTGCTGGGTTTGCTTTTGGATCTGGACCTGAGGCTGCTACGGGAGATTGAGTTGGTCATTGACGAAAAGGGAAAAATGCGCAGCAATGCCAGTAGGGAGTTGCAATTGATCCGCTCCCAGATACTCTATGAAGAGAGTCGCTTGCGCAAAGTAATGGACCGTATTTTCAAAGAGGCAAGAGCTAAAGGACTGACCACCGAAGACGCTTCCATTACCATCAGGTCGGGAAGGCTGGTCATCCCAATAGCAGCTGAAAATAAACGGAAATTGCGTGGATTTATCCATGATGAATCTGCCACTGGGCAGACCGTTTACATGGAGCCAGAAGAGGCACTCGATATCAATAATGAGATTCGGGACCTGGAATACATGGAAAGACGTGAGATGATCAAAATTCTCACCCAACTGACCGATAAGCTCCGGCCTGCCATTCCGGCACTTCGCAAGGCTACAAACTTTTTGGGCTTAATGGATTTTATTCGGGCTAAAGCAAAATTTGCGCAGAAGACAGAGAGTTGTAAACCTGAGATTACTAAAGAAAGGCAGGTGATCTGGACCAAAGCCAGGCATCCACTTTTAGAGATGGCCTTGGAAGCGCAGGGAAAAAAGATCGTACCACTGGATATAAAACTCAGTGGGCACGAGCGATTATTGGTTATTTCCGGACCCAATGCCGGTGGGAAATCAGTAGCGCTGAAAACCGTGGCTTTACTGCAGTACATGCTACAGTGCGGCTTGCTGATTCCTGTACATCCAGATTCTAAAAACACCCTTTTCGATAATTTATTCATCGATATTGGAGATGAGCAGAATTTAGAAAATGACCTCAGTACGTACTCTTCGCACCTGATGAGTATGAAGCATTTTGCGCTTTTTGCCAATAGAAAAACAATTGTCTTCATAGATGAATTTGGTACCGGTACAGAGCCTCAGTTTGGAGGAGCCATTGCGGAGTCTATTTTGCTGGCATTGAATAAACTGGGAGCCTATGGCGTCATCACCACGCACTATGGCAACCTGAAACAGGTGGCCAATAAGAACCAAGGCATGGTAAATGGGGCCATGCGCTATGACGTGGAGAAACTGGAGCCTATGTACAAACTGGAGATCGGAAAGCCTGGATCCTCCTTTGCTCTGGAGATTGCTTCAAAAATCGGTGTACCAAAACACATACTGGATTATGCGAAAAGCCAAATCGGTGATGAGCGCGTAAGATATGACCGGCTTTTGACCCAGGTGGAAAACGAGAAAAACCAATATTCGGAGCTTTTGGTAGAAGTAAAGCAAAAAGAACGCCTGCTCAAAACCCGACTGCAAGAATATAACGAGCTGAAAGAGACGCTGGAGCAAACCAAAAAAAGGTATATCCAGGAAGCGAAGCAAGAGGCTAAGCAACTTCTGGATCAGGCCAATAAAAAGATAGAAGCCACCATCCGGGAAATCAAAGAAGGAAAGGCTGAAAAGGAAGCTACCAAGCAGGTCAGGAAGGATTTGGAGGATTTCAAAAAGACCGTAAAACCTGAGAAAGTCGCTGTGAAAGATCCTGAAGTTAAGGTGTTAGGAGGGAAAATAGCGATTGGAGACTGGGTACGCCTAAAGGATAACGGTGCGATTGCAGAGGTTTTGGATTTGAGGAAAAACGAGGCCGAAATTTCTATAGGTGAACTGAAGTCCAAAGTGAAACTGGCCAGGCTAGAAAAAATCTCTCAGGGTGAAGTCAAGAAAGAAAAGAAGGCAGCTGCATCCCGTTCAGGCTATAGCACCAATGAGAAGATGATGGATTTTTCACCTAATCTGGACTTGCGTGGCAAAAGAGGCGAGGAGATTTTGCCGATCATCCAATCGTTTGTTGATGAAGGCTATATGCTAGGCTTGAAAGACCTGAGGATCGTTCACGGCAAAGGAAATGGTATTCTTCGAGATTTGACACGAAACTTTTTACGTGAAATGGGTCAGGTCCGGCATATGGAAGATGAGCATGCAGATCGAGGTGGGGCGGGGGTGACTTTGGTTACTCTCAAGTAA
- a CDS encoding ABC transporter ATP-binding protein, with translation MLKIQLEEASKRFQYEWIFKNLSLELSSGHSLAVTGSNGSGKSTLLKCLSGAIPISSGKISYSIENQSISETDWFSYLSIAAPYMEVPEEFSLQELLDFHFRFKKPLDNINTAEIIKVLYLEEHSQKLVGQFSSGMKQRVKLGLALFSDVPLIFLDEPTSNLDKKGIAWYQEMISQYARDRVMVICSNEPREYEFCEQIIALEDYK, from the coding sequence ATGCTGAAAATCCAACTAGAAGAGGCTTCCAAACGCTTCCAATATGAATGGATTTTTAAAAATCTAAGTCTGGAACTAAGTTCTGGTCATTCCCTTGCTGTCACCGGCAGCAATGGTTCGGGAAAGTCCACTCTATTGAAATGCCTGAGTGGTGCTATTCCCATTTCTTCAGGGAAAATAAGCTATAGCATAGAAAACCAGTCGATTTCTGAAACCGACTGGTTTTCCTATTTAAGCATAGCTGCACCATACATGGAAGTACCCGAGGAATTTTCCCTGCAGGAACTCCTGGACTTCCACTTCAGGTTTAAGAAACCACTTGACAATATCAATACAGCAGAAATAATCAAGGTGCTATACCTGGAGGAGCACAGTCAAAAGCTAGTGGGGCAGTTTTCCTCAGGCATGAAACAAAGGGTCAAGCTGGGGCTGGCACTTTTCTCTGATGTCCCCTTGATTTTTCTGGATGAACCTACCTCCAATCTTGACAAAAAGGGCATAGCCTGGTATCAAGAGATGATCAGTCAGTACGCAAGAGATCGGGTGATGGTGATCTGCTCCAATGAGCCAAGGGAGTATGAGTTTTGCGAACAAATAATCGCGCTGGAAGATTATAAGTAA
- a CDS encoding FixH family protein, with product MKMNWGTGIVLTIVGFVALILVMVVISVRMEGIELVTENYYEEEIKYQDRIDQIDQASELGRDVIAYNSQQKLIELDLPNGSTGSLQFFRPSDSSLDQSIPVKVVKDDVTIVPVDRLKPGYWKIKLEWSENGVRHYQEKKITI from the coding sequence ATGAAGATGAATTGGGGAACAGGGATAGTATTGACCATCGTTGGTTTTGTGGCGCTGATCCTGGTCATGGTGGTGATTTCAGTGCGTATGGAGGGGATAGAATTGGTGACTGAAAACTACTATGAGGAAGAAATCAAATACCAGGATAGGATAGACCAGATAGACCAAGCCAGTGAGCTAGGAAGGGATGTAATTGCTTATAATTCCCAGCAGAAATTGATCGAATTGGATTTGCCAAATGGCTCTACAGGCTCTTTGCAGTTCTTCCGTCCTTCAGATTCTTCCTTGGATCAATCCATCCCGGTGAAGGTGGTGAAAGACGATGTAACGATAGTGCCAGTGGATCGGTTAAAACCTGGTTATTGGAAAATCAAACTAGAATGGTCTGAAAATGGAGTCAGGCACTATCAAGAGAAGAAAATCACTATTTAA
- a CDS encoding DUF4296 domain-containing protein encodes MKRLLIPFVCCLLLGSCESSKRPEGLLSEDKMVNVLIDIHLTEGIVSSLPVAYDSSKVLYSLLEKDILKKHQVEDSVFTQSMLYYLQDPSNMEDIYARVVDSLVVRESSEGKLDLF; translated from the coding sequence GTGAAAAGATTATTGATTCCATTCGTTTGCTGTCTTCTACTTGGATCTTGCGAGTCTTCCAAGCGACCAGAGGGATTATTGTCAGAGGATAAAATGGTCAACGTGCTCATCGATATCCATCTTACTGAGGGAATTGTGAGTTCTTTGCCGGTCGCCTACGATTCTTCCAAAGTACTCTATTCCTTATTGGAGAAGGATATTTTGAAAAAACACCAGGTCGAGGATTCGGTTTTTACCCAGAGCATGTTGTATTACCTCCAAGATCCATCCAATATGGAAGATATTTATGCCAGAGTGGTAGATTCCCTGGTAGTACGTGAATCATCTGAAGGTAAACTTGACCTATTCTAA